Proteins found in one Crassostrea angulata isolate pt1a10 chromosome 3, ASM2561291v2, whole genome shotgun sequence genomic segment:
- the LOC128176028 gene encoding double-stranded RNA-specific adenosine deaminase-like isoform X1 — translation MPKRKMNLYHLLLNKRAWYENHHLSKRRRMEGVHEVKKLPPKVEPMRCRYSSLPSPANYDFNPPSLQKNAISAFMDYGQRIGKEPKLDCQAVCFWSENPKFVATAQFGDGPVIQAEGSNKKEARTKAADIALRKVYKYTGVQASQGTGMSLAIPDKDPVSALMGLGQSLGLNARIEQASQTGPSHCPTFRLFAKLGDREFRMIKHGNKKEGRKKAANIALLQLQCEGEIPKPKLRSIDSINCSSRSANFIDICPPGKNPLQMFYEYAQSQHLTCDVIETSSRIGPPHDLTFYMAARLSEHQFDIVTGKSLNETKNRATAEALRQLKKQGLYTQTQKATEAIHVPLSIRTFGDRVAMKTLAKFRSLVASVSEDLSGRKVIAAILLHDDIEDQLSVVSLGTGNCFVTGDNLCDEGNVIHDSHAEIIAKRGFQRYLLKEIYRLRDRRIFKQTLFGTLKVMSHLSFHLYISTAPCGDGAIFTHADPHHTDGDHEPVFRKRQHGLLRTKVEKGEGTIPTDDTPQTLDGIRRGQRLRTMSCSDKICRWNVLGIQGALLSLFLVEPIYLSSITLGMLFNDGHMSRAMCCRVDRDDQPLTGLPPGYRAQHPKLGCVTRVTDTRSVDRSSPLSVNWNMADNSVEVTDATRGMTTRNTASRLCKRSLFLSFSRINCWKDIGQSTYRETKDSATKYGAAKEVFESAMYKNGYGQWVRKPPEVDLFYL, via the exons ATGCCAAAAAGAAAGATGAATTTGTATCATTTATTACTGAATAAACGTGCATGGTATGAAAATCACCATTTGTCAAAGAGGAGAAGAATGGAAG GTGTTCATGAAGTCAAAAAACTACCGCCGAAAGTAGAACCAATGCGATGTAGATATTCTTCCCTTCCCTCGCCAGCAAATTACGATTTTAACCCGCCTAGTCTGCAGAAGAACGCCATTAGTGCATTCATGGATTACGGCCAGAGGATTGGCAAAGAGCCAAAACTCGACTGTCAGGCAGTCTGTTTTTGGTCTGAAAATCCAAA ATTCGTAGCTACCGCACAATTTGGAGACGGACCCGTTATTCAGGCGGAAGGTTCGAACAAGAAAGAGGCCAGGACCAAGGCAGCAGACATAGCTCTAAGAAAGGTGTACAAATATACCGGCGTTCAG GCTTCTCAAGGTACTGGAATGTCCTTGGCCATCCCAGATAAGGACCCAGTGAGCGCTCTCATGGGGCTTGGGCAGTCTTTAGGACTCAATGCAAGGATCGAGCAAGCTTCACAAACTGGACCGTCGCACTGTCCCAC ATTTCGTTTGTTTGCTAAACTTGGAGATCGAGAGTTCCGGATGATTAAACACGGAAACAAAAAGGAGGGTCGCAAAAAGGCTGCAAACATAGCACTCCTACAGCTCCAGTGTGAAGGAGAAATACCCAAACCA AAACTACGGAGTATTGACAGCATAAACTGCAGCTCAAGAAGTGCCAACTTCATTGATATATGCCCACCTGGAAAAAATCCACTTCAAATGTTTTACGAATATGCGCAGTCACAGCACTTAACATGTGACGTCATTGAAACGTCATCACGCATAGGCCCGCCCCATGATTTAAC ATTCTATATGGCGGCCCGTCTGAGTGAACATCAATTTGATATTGTCACTGGGAAAAGTTTAAATGAGACTAAAAATCGTGCTACAGCAGAAGCTCTGCGACAGTTAAAGAAACAGGGATTATATACACAGACTCAG AAAGCAACTGAAGCGATACATGTACCGCTCTCAATACGAACATTCGGTGATAGGGTAGCCATGAAGACATTGGCGAAATTCAGGAGCTTGGTAGCTTCCGTTAGCGAGGACTTGTCTGGGCGGAAGGTTATTGCCGCCATCTTGTTGCACGATGATATTGAGGATCAGCTCTCGGTCGTCAGTTTAGGGACAG GAAACTGCTTCGTCACGGGCGATAACCTTTGTGATGAGGGGAATGTAATTCACGACTCTCACGCTGAAATCATCGCTAAAAGGGGATTTCAAag GTACTTGTTGAAAGAAATCTATCGTTTAAGAGACAGAAGAATATTTAAACAGACGTTATTCGGGACTCTGAAGGTTATGTCTCACCTGTCTTTTCACCTCTATATCTCCACGGCCCCGTGTGGTGATGGGGCAATCTTTACACA TGCGGATCCTCACCACACTGACGGAGATCACGAACCAGTATTCAGAAAACGGCAGCACGGTCTTCTCAGAACCAAAGTGGAGAAAG GTGAGGGGACGATACCTACAGACGACACCCCCCAGACACTGGACGGAATCCGCCGCGGACAGCGCCTGCGCACTATGTCGTGTAGTGACAAGATCTGTCGCTGGAACGTTCTGGGAATACAGGGGGCGCTTCTGTCTCTATTCCTGGTGGAACCGATTTATCTTTCTTCCATCACACTtg GTATGTTATTCAATGACGGGCACATGTCACGTGCAATGTGTTGCCGCGTAGATCGTGACGACCAGCCTCTGACCGGTCTACCCCCGGGATACAGGGCCCAGCACCCAAAACTTGGCTGTGTTACCCGGGTTACCGACACTCGTTCTGTGGACAGATCCAGCCCACTCAGCGTCAACTGGAACATGGCGGATAACAGTGTAGAAGTGACGGATGCGACACGCGGGATGACGACACG AAATACCGCGTCCCGACTCTGCAAAAGATCCTTATTTCTATCCTTCTCTCGGATTAACTGTTGGAAAGACATCGGACAATCGACCTATCGAGAGACAAAGGACTCAGCCACGAAATACGGTGCCGCGAAAGAAGTGTTCGAATCGGCGATGTATAAAAATGGGTACGGTCAGTGGGTCAGGAAACCCCCGGAAGTAGATTTGTTctatttataa
- the LOC128176028 gene encoding double-stranded RNA-specific adenosine deaminase-like isoform X3, with amino-acid sequence MKITICQRGEEWKIRSYRTIWRRTRYSGGRFEQERGQDQGSRHSSKKGVQIYRRSGTGMSLAIPDKDPVSALMGLGQSLGLNARIEQASQTGPSHCPTFRLFAKLGDREFRMIKHGNKKEGRKKAANIALLQLQCEGEIPKPKLRSIDSINCSSRSANFIDICPPGKNPLQMFYEYAQSQHLTCDVIETSSRIGPPHDLTFYMAARLSEHQFDIVTGKSLNETKNRATAEALRQLKKQGLYTQTQKATEAIHVPLSIRTFGDRVAMKTLAKFRSLVASVSEDLSGRKVIAAILLHDDIEDQLSVVSLGTGNCFVTGDNLCDEGNVIHDSHAEIIAKRGFQRYLLKEIYRLRDRRIFKQTLFGTLKVMSHLSFHLYISTAPCGDGAIFTHADPHHTDGDHEPVFRKRQHGLLRTKVEKGEGTIPTDDTPQTLDGIRRGQRLRTMSCSDKICRWNVLGIQGALLSLFLVEPIYLSSITLGMLFNDGHMSRAMCCRVDRDDQPLTGLPPGYRAQHPKLGCVTRVTDTRSVDRSSPLSVNWNMADNSVEVTDATRGMTTRNTASRLCKRSLFLSFSRINCWKDIGQSTYRETKDSATKYGAAKEVFESAMYKNGYGQWVRKPPEVDLFYL; translated from the exons ATGAAAATCACCATTTGTCAAAGAGGAGAAGAATGGAAG ATTCGTAGCTACCGCACAATTTGGAGACGGACCCGTTATTCAGGCGGAAGGTTCGAACAAGAAAGAGGCCAGGACCAAGGCAGCAGACATAGCTCTAAGAAAGGTGTACAAATATACCGGCGTTCAG GTACTGGAATGTCCTTGGCCATCCCAGATAAGGACCCAGTGAGCGCTCTCATGGGGCTTGGGCAGTCTTTAGGACTCAATGCAAGGATCGAGCAAGCTTCACAAACTGGACCGTCGCACTGTCCCAC ATTTCGTTTGTTTGCTAAACTTGGAGATCGAGAGTTCCGGATGATTAAACACGGAAACAAAAAGGAGGGTCGCAAAAAGGCTGCAAACATAGCACTCCTACAGCTCCAGTGTGAAGGAGAAATACCCAAACCA AAACTACGGAGTATTGACAGCATAAACTGCAGCTCAAGAAGTGCCAACTTCATTGATATATGCCCACCTGGAAAAAATCCACTTCAAATGTTTTACGAATATGCGCAGTCACAGCACTTAACATGTGACGTCATTGAAACGTCATCACGCATAGGCCCGCCCCATGATTTAAC ATTCTATATGGCGGCCCGTCTGAGTGAACATCAATTTGATATTGTCACTGGGAAAAGTTTAAATGAGACTAAAAATCGTGCTACAGCAGAAGCTCTGCGACAGTTAAAGAAACAGGGATTATATACACAGACTCAG AAAGCAACTGAAGCGATACATGTACCGCTCTCAATACGAACATTCGGTGATAGGGTAGCCATGAAGACATTGGCGAAATTCAGGAGCTTGGTAGCTTCCGTTAGCGAGGACTTGTCTGGGCGGAAGGTTATTGCCGCCATCTTGTTGCACGATGATATTGAGGATCAGCTCTCGGTCGTCAGTTTAGGGACAG GAAACTGCTTCGTCACGGGCGATAACCTTTGTGATGAGGGGAATGTAATTCACGACTCTCACGCTGAAATCATCGCTAAAAGGGGATTTCAAag GTACTTGTTGAAAGAAATCTATCGTTTAAGAGACAGAAGAATATTTAAACAGACGTTATTCGGGACTCTGAAGGTTATGTCTCACCTGTCTTTTCACCTCTATATCTCCACGGCCCCGTGTGGTGATGGGGCAATCTTTACACA TGCGGATCCTCACCACACTGACGGAGATCACGAACCAGTATTCAGAAAACGGCAGCACGGTCTTCTCAGAACCAAAGTGGAGAAAG GTGAGGGGACGATACCTACAGACGACACCCCCCAGACACTGGACGGAATCCGCCGCGGACAGCGCCTGCGCACTATGTCGTGTAGTGACAAGATCTGTCGCTGGAACGTTCTGGGAATACAGGGGGCGCTTCTGTCTCTATTCCTGGTGGAACCGATTTATCTTTCTTCCATCACACTtg GTATGTTATTCAATGACGGGCACATGTCACGTGCAATGTGTTGCCGCGTAGATCGTGACGACCAGCCTCTGACCGGTCTACCCCCGGGATACAGGGCCCAGCACCCAAAACTTGGCTGTGTTACCCGGGTTACCGACACTCGTTCTGTGGACAGATCCAGCCCACTCAGCGTCAACTGGAACATGGCGGATAACAGTGTAGAAGTGACGGATGCGACACGCGGGATGACGACACG AAATACCGCGTCCCGACTCTGCAAAAGATCCTTATTTCTATCCTTCTCTCGGATTAACTGTTGGAAAGACATCGGACAATCGACCTATCGAGAGACAAAGGACTCAGCCACGAAATACGGTGCCGCGAAAGAAGTGTTCGAATCGGCGATGTATAAAAATGGGTACGGTCAGTGGGTCAGGAAACCCCCGGAAGTAGATTTGTTctatttataa
- the LOC128176028 gene encoding double-stranded RNA-specific adenosine deaminase-like isoform X2 translates to MPKRKMNLYHLLLNKRAWYENHHLSKRRRMEGVHEVKKLPPKVEPMRCRYSSLPSPANYDFNPPSLQKNAISAFMDYGQRIGKEPKLDCQAVCFWSENPKFVATAQFGDGPVIQAEGSNKKEARTKAADIALRKVYKYTGVQASQGTGMSLAIPDKDPVSALMGLGQSLGLNARIEQASQTGPSHCPTFRLFAKLGDREFRMIKHGNKKEGRKKAANIALLQLQCEGEIPKPKLRSIDSINCSSRSANFIDICPPGKNPLQMFYEYAQSQHLTCDVIETSSRIGPPHDLTFYMAARLSEHQFDIVTGKSLNETKNRATAEALRQLKKQGLYTQTQKATEAIHVPLSIRTFGDRVAMKTLAKFRSLVASVSEDLSGRKVIAAILLHDDIEDQLSVVSLGTGNCFVTGDNLCDEGNVIHDSHAEIIAKRGFQSADPHHTDGDHEPVFRKRQHGLLRTKVEKGEGTIPTDDTPQTLDGIRRGQRLRTMSCSDKICRWNVLGIQGALLSLFLVEPIYLSSITLGMLFNDGHMSRAMCCRVDRDDQPLTGLPPGYRAQHPKLGCVTRVTDTRSVDRSSPLSVNWNMADNSVEVTDATRGMTTRNTASRLCKRSLFLSFSRINCWKDIGQSTYRETKDSATKYGAAKEVFESAMYKNGYGQWVRKPPEVDLFYL, encoded by the exons ATGCCAAAAAGAAAGATGAATTTGTATCATTTATTACTGAATAAACGTGCATGGTATGAAAATCACCATTTGTCAAAGAGGAGAAGAATGGAAG GTGTTCATGAAGTCAAAAAACTACCGCCGAAAGTAGAACCAATGCGATGTAGATATTCTTCCCTTCCCTCGCCAGCAAATTACGATTTTAACCCGCCTAGTCTGCAGAAGAACGCCATTAGTGCATTCATGGATTACGGCCAGAGGATTGGCAAAGAGCCAAAACTCGACTGTCAGGCAGTCTGTTTTTGGTCTGAAAATCCAAA ATTCGTAGCTACCGCACAATTTGGAGACGGACCCGTTATTCAGGCGGAAGGTTCGAACAAGAAAGAGGCCAGGACCAAGGCAGCAGACATAGCTCTAAGAAAGGTGTACAAATATACCGGCGTTCAG GCTTCTCAAGGTACTGGAATGTCCTTGGCCATCCCAGATAAGGACCCAGTGAGCGCTCTCATGGGGCTTGGGCAGTCTTTAGGACTCAATGCAAGGATCGAGCAAGCTTCACAAACTGGACCGTCGCACTGTCCCAC ATTTCGTTTGTTTGCTAAACTTGGAGATCGAGAGTTCCGGATGATTAAACACGGAAACAAAAAGGAGGGTCGCAAAAAGGCTGCAAACATAGCACTCCTACAGCTCCAGTGTGAAGGAGAAATACCCAAACCA AAACTACGGAGTATTGACAGCATAAACTGCAGCTCAAGAAGTGCCAACTTCATTGATATATGCCCACCTGGAAAAAATCCACTTCAAATGTTTTACGAATATGCGCAGTCACAGCACTTAACATGTGACGTCATTGAAACGTCATCACGCATAGGCCCGCCCCATGATTTAAC ATTCTATATGGCGGCCCGTCTGAGTGAACATCAATTTGATATTGTCACTGGGAAAAGTTTAAATGAGACTAAAAATCGTGCTACAGCAGAAGCTCTGCGACAGTTAAAGAAACAGGGATTATATACACAGACTCAG AAAGCAACTGAAGCGATACATGTACCGCTCTCAATACGAACATTCGGTGATAGGGTAGCCATGAAGACATTGGCGAAATTCAGGAGCTTGGTAGCTTCCGTTAGCGAGGACTTGTCTGGGCGGAAGGTTATTGCCGCCATCTTGTTGCACGATGATATTGAGGATCAGCTCTCGGTCGTCAGTTTAGGGACAG GAAACTGCTTCGTCACGGGCGATAACCTTTGTGATGAGGGGAATGTAATTCACGACTCTCACGCTGAAATCATCGCTAAAAGGGGATTTCAAag TGCGGATCCTCACCACACTGACGGAGATCACGAACCAGTATTCAGAAAACGGCAGCACGGTCTTCTCAGAACCAAAGTGGAGAAAG GTGAGGGGACGATACCTACAGACGACACCCCCCAGACACTGGACGGAATCCGCCGCGGACAGCGCCTGCGCACTATGTCGTGTAGTGACAAGATCTGTCGCTGGAACGTTCTGGGAATACAGGGGGCGCTTCTGTCTCTATTCCTGGTGGAACCGATTTATCTTTCTTCCATCACACTtg GTATGTTATTCAATGACGGGCACATGTCACGTGCAATGTGTTGCCGCGTAGATCGTGACGACCAGCCTCTGACCGGTCTACCCCCGGGATACAGGGCCCAGCACCCAAAACTTGGCTGTGTTACCCGGGTTACCGACACTCGTTCTGTGGACAGATCCAGCCCACTCAGCGTCAACTGGAACATGGCGGATAACAGTGTAGAAGTGACGGATGCGACACGCGGGATGACGACACG AAATACCGCGTCCCGACTCTGCAAAAGATCCTTATTTCTATCCTTCTCTCGGATTAACTGTTGGAAAGACATCGGACAATCGACCTATCGAGAGACAAAGGACTCAGCCACGAAATACGGTGCCGCGAAAGAAGTGTTCGAATCGGCGATGTATAAAAATGGGTACGGTCAGTGGGTCAGGAAACCCCCGGAAGTAGATTTGTTctatttataa
- the LOC128176028 gene encoding double-stranded RNA-specific adenosine deaminase-like isoform X4 → MPKRKMNLYHLLLNKRAWYENHHLSKRRRMEGVHEVKKLPPKVEPMRCRYSSLPSPANYDFNPPSLQKNAISAFMDYGQRIGKEPKLDCQAVCFWSENPKFVATAQFGDGPVIQAEGSNKKEARTKAADIALRKVYKYTGVQASQGTGMSLAIPDKDPVSALMGLGQSLGLNARIEQASQTGPSHCPTFRLFAKLGDREFRMIKHGNKKEGRKKAANIALLQLQCEGEIPKPKATEAIHVPLSIRTFGDRVAMKTLAKFRSLVASVSEDLSGRKVIAAILLHDDIEDQLSVVSLGTGNCFVTGDNLCDEGNVIHDSHAEIIAKRGFQRYLLKEIYRLRDRRIFKQTLFGTLKVMSHLSFHLYISTAPCGDGAIFTHADPHHTDGDHEPVFRKRQHGLLRTKVEKGEGTIPTDDTPQTLDGIRRGQRLRTMSCSDKICRWNVLGIQGALLSLFLVEPIYLSSITLGMLFNDGHMSRAMCCRVDRDDQPLTGLPPGYRAQHPKLGCVTRVTDTRSVDRSSPLSVNWNMADNSVEVTDATRGMTTRNTASRLCKRSLFLSFSRINCWKDIGQSTYRETKDSATKYGAAKEVFESAMYKNGYGQWVRKPPEVDLFYL, encoded by the exons ATGCCAAAAAGAAAGATGAATTTGTATCATTTATTACTGAATAAACGTGCATGGTATGAAAATCACCATTTGTCAAAGAGGAGAAGAATGGAAG GTGTTCATGAAGTCAAAAAACTACCGCCGAAAGTAGAACCAATGCGATGTAGATATTCTTCCCTTCCCTCGCCAGCAAATTACGATTTTAACCCGCCTAGTCTGCAGAAGAACGCCATTAGTGCATTCATGGATTACGGCCAGAGGATTGGCAAAGAGCCAAAACTCGACTGTCAGGCAGTCTGTTTTTGGTCTGAAAATCCAAA ATTCGTAGCTACCGCACAATTTGGAGACGGACCCGTTATTCAGGCGGAAGGTTCGAACAAGAAAGAGGCCAGGACCAAGGCAGCAGACATAGCTCTAAGAAAGGTGTACAAATATACCGGCGTTCAG GCTTCTCAAGGTACTGGAATGTCCTTGGCCATCCCAGATAAGGACCCAGTGAGCGCTCTCATGGGGCTTGGGCAGTCTTTAGGACTCAATGCAAGGATCGAGCAAGCTTCACAAACTGGACCGTCGCACTGTCCCAC ATTTCGTTTGTTTGCTAAACTTGGAGATCGAGAGTTCCGGATGATTAAACACGGAAACAAAAAGGAGGGTCGCAAAAAGGCTGCAAACATAGCACTCCTACAGCTCCAGTGTGAAGGAGAAATACCCAAACCA AAAGCAACTGAAGCGATACATGTACCGCTCTCAATACGAACATTCGGTGATAGGGTAGCCATGAAGACATTGGCGAAATTCAGGAGCTTGGTAGCTTCCGTTAGCGAGGACTTGTCTGGGCGGAAGGTTATTGCCGCCATCTTGTTGCACGATGATATTGAGGATCAGCTCTCGGTCGTCAGTTTAGGGACAG GAAACTGCTTCGTCACGGGCGATAACCTTTGTGATGAGGGGAATGTAATTCACGACTCTCACGCTGAAATCATCGCTAAAAGGGGATTTCAAag GTACTTGTTGAAAGAAATCTATCGTTTAAGAGACAGAAGAATATTTAAACAGACGTTATTCGGGACTCTGAAGGTTATGTCTCACCTGTCTTTTCACCTCTATATCTCCACGGCCCCGTGTGGTGATGGGGCAATCTTTACACA TGCGGATCCTCACCACACTGACGGAGATCACGAACCAGTATTCAGAAAACGGCAGCACGGTCTTCTCAGAACCAAAGTGGAGAAAG GTGAGGGGACGATACCTACAGACGACACCCCCCAGACACTGGACGGAATCCGCCGCGGACAGCGCCTGCGCACTATGTCGTGTAGTGACAAGATCTGTCGCTGGAACGTTCTGGGAATACAGGGGGCGCTTCTGTCTCTATTCCTGGTGGAACCGATTTATCTTTCTTCCATCACACTtg GTATGTTATTCAATGACGGGCACATGTCACGTGCAATGTGTTGCCGCGTAGATCGTGACGACCAGCCTCTGACCGGTCTACCCCCGGGATACAGGGCCCAGCACCCAAAACTTGGCTGTGTTACCCGGGTTACCGACACTCGTTCTGTGGACAGATCCAGCCCACTCAGCGTCAACTGGAACATGGCGGATAACAGTGTAGAAGTGACGGATGCGACACGCGGGATGACGACACG AAATACCGCGTCCCGACTCTGCAAAAGATCCTTATTTCTATCCTTCTCTCGGATTAACTGTTGGAAAGACATCGGACAATCGACCTATCGAGAGACAAAGGACTCAGCCACGAAATACGGTGCCGCGAAAGAAGTGTTCGAATCGGCGATGTATAAAAATGGGTACGGTCAGTGGGTCAGGAAACCCCCGGAAGTAGATTTGTTctatttataa
- the LOC128176028 gene encoding double-stranded RNA-specific adenosine deaminase-like isoform X5, whose amino-acid sequence MPKRKMNLYHLLLNKRAWYENHHLSKRRRMEGVHEVKKLPPKVEPMRCRYSSLPSPANYDFNPPSLQKNAISAFMDYGQRIGKEPKLDCQAVCFWSENPKFVATAQFGDGPVIQAEGSNKKEARTKAADIALRKVYKYTGVQASQGTGMSLAIPDKDPVSALMGLGQSLGLNARIEQASQTGPSHCPTFRLFAKLGDREFRMIKHGNKKEGRKKAANIALLQLQCEGEIPKPKLRSIDSINCSSRSANFIDICPPGKNPLQMFYEYAQSQHLTCDVIETSSRIGPPHDLTFYMAARLSEHQFDIVTGKSLNETKNRATAEALRQLKKQGLYTQTQKATEAIHVPLSIRTFGDRVAMKTLAKFRSLVASVSEDLSGRKVIAAILLHDDIEDQLSVVSLGTGNCFVTGDNLCDEGNVIHDSHAEIIAKRGFQRYLLKEIYRLRDRRIFKQTLFGTLKVMSHLSFHLYISTAPCGDGAIFTHADPHHTDGDHEPVFRKRQHGLLRTKVEKDIRYMIWTCICVRQVRGRYLQTTPPRHWTESAADSACALCRVVTRSVAGTFWEYRGRFCLYSWWNRFIFLPSHLVCYSMTGTCHVQCVAA is encoded by the exons ATGCCAAAAAGAAAGATGAATTTGTATCATTTATTACTGAATAAACGTGCATGGTATGAAAATCACCATTTGTCAAAGAGGAGAAGAATGGAAG GTGTTCATGAAGTCAAAAAACTACCGCCGAAAGTAGAACCAATGCGATGTAGATATTCTTCCCTTCCCTCGCCAGCAAATTACGATTTTAACCCGCCTAGTCTGCAGAAGAACGCCATTAGTGCATTCATGGATTACGGCCAGAGGATTGGCAAAGAGCCAAAACTCGACTGTCAGGCAGTCTGTTTTTGGTCTGAAAATCCAAA ATTCGTAGCTACCGCACAATTTGGAGACGGACCCGTTATTCAGGCGGAAGGTTCGAACAAGAAAGAGGCCAGGACCAAGGCAGCAGACATAGCTCTAAGAAAGGTGTACAAATATACCGGCGTTCAG GCTTCTCAAGGTACTGGAATGTCCTTGGCCATCCCAGATAAGGACCCAGTGAGCGCTCTCATGGGGCTTGGGCAGTCTTTAGGACTCAATGCAAGGATCGAGCAAGCTTCACAAACTGGACCGTCGCACTGTCCCAC ATTTCGTTTGTTTGCTAAACTTGGAGATCGAGAGTTCCGGATGATTAAACACGGAAACAAAAAGGAGGGTCGCAAAAAGGCTGCAAACATAGCACTCCTACAGCTCCAGTGTGAAGGAGAAATACCCAAACCA AAACTACGGAGTATTGACAGCATAAACTGCAGCTCAAGAAGTGCCAACTTCATTGATATATGCCCACCTGGAAAAAATCCACTTCAAATGTTTTACGAATATGCGCAGTCACAGCACTTAACATGTGACGTCATTGAAACGTCATCACGCATAGGCCCGCCCCATGATTTAAC ATTCTATATGGCGGCCCGTCTGAGTGAACATCAATTTGATATTGTCACTGGGAAAAGTTTAAATGAGACTAAAAATCGTGCTACAGCAGAAGCTCTGCGACAGTTAAAGAAACAGGGATTATATACACAGACTCAG AAAGCAACTGAAGCGATACATGTACCGCTCTCAATACGAACATTCGGTGATAGGGTAGCCATGAAGACATTGGCGAAATTCAGGAGCTTGGTAGCTTCCGTTAGCGAGGACTTGTCTGGGCGGAAGGTTATTGCCGCCATCTTGTTGCACGATGATATTGAGGATCAGCTCTCGGTCGTCAGTTTAGGGACAG GAAACTGCTTCGTCACGGGCGATAACCTTTGTGATGAGGGGAATGTAATTCACGACTCTCACGCTGAAATCATCGCTAAAAGGGGATTTCAAag GTACTTGTTGAAAGAAATCTATCGTTTAAGAGACAGAAGAATATTTAAACAGACGTTATTCGGGACTCTGAAGGTTATGTCTCACCTGTCTTTTCACCTCTATATCTCCACGGCCCCGTGTGGTGATGGGGCAATCTTTACACA TGCGGATCCTCACCACACTGACGGAGATCACGAACCAGTATTCAGAAAACGGCAGCACGGTCTTCTCAGAACCAAAGTGGAGAAAG ACATAAGATACATGATATGGACATGTATTTGTGTGCGACAGGTGAGGGGACGATACCTACAGACGACACCCCCCAGACACTGGACGGAATCCGCCGCGGACAGCGCCTGCGCACTATGTCGTGTAGTGACAAGATCTGTCGCTGGAACGTTCTGGGAATACAGGGGGCGCTTCTGTCTCTATTCCTGGTGGAACCGATTTATCTTTCTTCCATCACACTtg GTATGTTATTCAATGACGGGCACATGTCACGTGCAATGTGTTGCCGCGTAG
- the LOC128176974 gene encoding uncharacterized protein LOC128176974 — MSVSDTTALLSQSHSIIYGERSENAECVQNKENQISLVSIHTILIEINSKLSNIETKNNALEERLSAIEEKVVVVNEMQKSLGTMKNKIAYVENGLETTKKDLSSLESNVKDLGNVFDSVKEEAQSSKKIANSNKHEILKTTTAQKNLEDKVNKEPREMREASESIKESLTDLKARSMRDNLIFTGIPEERWENTEAVLQDLLQKKYKLDYDIPFERVHRMGKWSEFKEQPRNIIAKFSYFKDREFIRKNAARKLKGSRIWVNEQFPPEIEEKRKLLYPVLRQAKKDHKRASLIRDTLYIEGEKYDSSTESAPRFYPDRAVSNNTTPAQSHQSGTAKDHQPLKRQRQGSTPDRY; from the coding sequence ATGTCTGTGTCCGACACTACGGCACTTTTGTCCCAAAGTCACTCCATCATATATGGCGAACGCAGTGAAAATGCAGAATGTGTTCAGAACAAAGAAAATCAGATATCATTGGTGTCCATCCATACTATCCTCATAGAAATAAACTCTAAGTTATCCAATATTGAAACCAAAAACAATGCATTAGAAGAAAGATTGTCAGCGATCGAAGAAAAAGTTGTCGTCGTGAACGAAATGCAAAAATCTCTTGGCactatgaaaaacaaaatagccTATGTTGAAAATGGTCTTGAAACAACAAAAAAGGATCTTTCTAGTCTGGAATCTAACGTAAAAGATCTTGGAAATGTTTTTGACTCTGTTAAAGAAGAAGCACAAAGTAGTAAAAAAATTGCCAACAGCAATAAACATGAAATTCTAAAAACTACCACAGCCCAAAAGAATCTCGAAGACAAAGTGAATAAGGAACCGAGAGAAATGAGAGAAGCCAGTGAGAGTATTAAAGAATCCCTGACGGATTTAAAAGCACGTTCTATGCGGGATAATCTTATCTTCACTGGAATTCCAGAGGAGAGATGGGAAAATACAGAGGCGGTACTCCAAGATCTCCTacaaaagaaatacaaattagaTTACGATATTCCATTTGAGAGAGTGCATAGAATGGGCAAATGGTCAGAATTCAAGGAGCAGCCCCGAAATATCATTGCGAAATTCTCTTACTTTAAAGATCGCGAATTCATCCGAAAAAATGCTGCAAGGAAGCTCAAAGGAAGTCGTATATGGGTAAATGAACAATTCCCTccagaaattgaagaaaaaagaaagctTCTTTATCCAGTGTTAAGACAAGCTAAGAAAGATCACAAACGCGCGAGTCTGATTCGTGATACTCTATACATTGAGGGAGAAAAATACGACTCATCAACAGAATCCGCTCCCCGTTTTTATCCAGATCGCGCCGTGTCGAATAATACAACCCCAGCTCAGAGTCATCAGAGCGGGACCGCCAAGGATCACCAACCACTAAAGAGGCAGCGCCAAGGATCGACGCCTGACCGATACTAG